tCTTGTGACTGAAGAGTGTCTCTTGAACAAAAACCGGAACCCTCACATGAGCAGAGAGCAGATAGAGGAAGAGCTCAAGAGATATCTCGGAGTACAAACATTCATCTGGCTTCCTCGTGGTCTATACGGTAACTGTAACTCCCACTTCACTCACTAACTCTCTAATAGAAACCGggtatcttatattttttttgttttttttttgcaaggtGATGATGACACAAACGGCCACATTGATAACATGTGCTGCTTTGCTAAACCAGGAGTAGTGTTACTGTCTTGGACAGACGATGAAGCTGATCCTCAATACGAAAGATCAGTGGAAGCTCTTTCGGTTTTCTCAAACTCTGTTGATGCTCGTGGCAGGAAGATTCAAGTCATCAAGCTCCACGTCCCTGGACCGCTTTATATGACCGAAGAAGAATCCTCTGGAATCATTCAGGCAACGAGTTcttttataactaaatttatttaaaagaaactCAGACTTTTGAGATTTTACATCTTAAAATACATTTGATAATGTTAGTCGCAATGTTGCAGGAAGGTGAAGCTAAAGCAAGGCTTGCAGGGACAAGACTAGCAGCATCGTATGTGAACTTCTACATAGCTAACGGAGGAATAATCGTGCCGCAGTTCGGTGACGCAAAACGCGATGAAGAAGCGATTCGCGTCCTCTCAGAGACGTATCCTCATCACTCGGTAGTTTAACAATCTctttttgattcataaaaataaaaatgtaagagtgaaagaaaaaactaatcggtttgactctttgttttcttcttggGGAAGGTTGTGGGGATCGAGAATGCAAGAGAGATCGTTCTAGCTGGAGGAAACATACATTGCATTACGCAGCAGCAGCCGGCGGAGCCTAATTCCGTCGCCGTCAACGGCCATTGACGGTGTTCTTCGCAGGAATGAAGATACTCCCGCTCCCGCTCCCGCTCCCGGGATTTTATGAATCCTGTATTCGATTTAGAAGAGTGAACCAGAACTGTTGTATTGTTTCTAAAACCGGATC
The sequence above is drawn from the Raphanus sativus cultivar WK10039 chromosome 7, ASM80110v3, whole genome shotgun sequence genome and encodes:
- the LOC108818074 gene encoding agmatine deiminase; its protein translation is MEESRESPADHGFYMPAEWEPHAQTWIGWPERQDNWRHNALPAQRVFVDVAKAISMFEPVTVCASSAQWENARKQLPEEIRVVEMSMNDSWFRDSGPTFVVRKIPLKLSSLTRNIAGVDWNFNAWGGADDGCYNDWSHDLLVSKKILAVERIPRFQHSMILEGGSIHVDGEGTCLVTEECLLNKNRNPHMSREQIEEELKRYLGVQTFIWLPRGLYGDDDTNGHIDNMCCFAKPGVVLLSWTDDEADPQYERSVEALSVFSNSVDARGRKIQVIKLHVPGPLYMTEEESSGIIQEGEAKARLAGTRLAASYVNFYIANGGIIVPQFGDAKRDEEAIRVLSETYPHHSVVGIENAREIVLAGGNIHCITQQQPAEPNSVAVNGH